A section of the Acanthochromis polyacanthus isolate Apoly-LR-REF ecotype Palm Island chromosome 13, KAUST_Apoly_ChrSc, whole genome shotgun sequence genome encodes:
- the tmem199 gene encoding transmembrane protein 199 → MASAFVVGDKFRNKVTELLENTDSSLPKTLREELQELLDKRELKLPFSTARKLKKYLQDEGHPFYLHELLEDSSLYLPEVVKPPRNPELVARLEKIKAKLANEEYNRITRNVNTQEINRNGILADFGGQVRSVKAVLVTIFNFVVTVVATFACSYMGSQYLFTEIAARVISAVIAASVVGLAELYVLVRTMEGELGEP, encoded by the exons ATGGCGTCTGCGTTTGTGGTCGGAGATAAATTCAGGAATAAGGTGACAGAGCTGCTGGAAAACACGGACTCATCTCTGCCCAAGACCCTGAGAGAGGAACTGCAGGAGCTTCTGGATAAAAGGGAACTAAAACTGCCTTTCAGCACAGCgagaaaactgaagaaataCCTACAGGACGAAG GACATCCTTTCTACCTGCATGAGTTGTTGGAGGACAGCTCACTGTACCTGCCTGAGGTCGTGAAGCCTCCCAGA AACCCTGAGCTGGTCGCACGTCTTGAGAAGATCAAAGCCAAACTAGCCAACGAGGAATACAACAGGATCACACGGAACGTCAACACTCAG gaAATCAACAGAAATGGAATCCTAGCAGATTTTGGAGGTCAAG TGCGGTCAGTCAAAGCAGTGCTGGTGACCATCTTCAACTTCGTGGTTACTGTAGTTGCTACTTTTGCCTGTTCATACATGGGGAGTCAGTATTTGTTCACTGAAATAGCAGCG CGGGTGATATCAGCTGTGATCGCTGCGTCTGTAGTCGGGCTTGCTGAGCTGTACGTCCTGGTCCGGACCATGGAGGGAGAACTAGGAGAGCCTTAG